In Allocoprobacillus halotolerans, a genomic segment contains:
- a CDS encoding type II toxin-antitoxin system Phd/YefM family antitoxin — MPYSITMSELANTADISEKCHQIDEPIFVTKNGCVDMVIMSMELYEKIIMNQEMYSDIEISEKQKVEGKTRDAKESLSDMKIRYEL, encoded by the coding sequence ATGCCATATAGTATAACAATGAGTGAGTTGGCAAATACAGCAGATATTTCAGAAAAGTGTCACCAAATAGATGAACCAATATTTGTTACAAAAAACGGATGTGTAGATATGGTTATAATGAGCATGGAATTATATGAAAAGATAATAATGAATCAAGAAATGTACTCTGATATTGAGATTTCTGAAAAACAAAAGGTAGAAGGAAAGACTAGGGATGCAAAAGAATCACTAAGTGACATGAAAATAAGATATGAGTTATAA